The Inediibacterium massiliense genome includes the window TGTAACACTTCCTGGAGCTATGAAAGGAATAGAATTTTTCTTAGTACCTGATTTTTCAAAAATAGATATGAATGTAATTATGAACGCATTAGGGCAGGTATTCTTTTCTTTAAGTATAGGAATGGGTGTTATGGTCACTTATGGAAGTTATTTAGACAGAAATACGAATCTTTTAGGACCTTCTAATTCTATTCCACTATTAGATACTGCTGTAGCTATGGTAGCAGGATTTGCAACATTGCCAGCAGTATTTGCGCTAGGATTTGAAGCTTCTGAGGGACCAGGGCTGATGTTTGTTACATTGCCAGCAGTATTTGCTAGTATGCCTTTGGGAAATATATTTTGTATATTATTTTTCATACTTGTACTTTTTGCAGCTCTTACTTCTTCTATATCTATGTTAGAAGTATGTGTATCCTATTTTGTGGATGAAAAAGGTGCAGACCGAATAAAATCTTCTATTATTATTTCAATTATCATATACTTTGTAGGATTGCCAGCATCTTTATCTATGGGACCTTGGAGTGATCTTCGTATTCTTGGAAGTTTAAATTTCTTTGATTTTTATGATAAACTAACTTCTAATATACTTCTTACTTCAGGAGGATTATTTCTTTCTATATTTGTAGGATGGATATGGGGAGCAGACAATGCAATAAAGGAGATCAGAAGAGGAGGCGTAAAATTTTCTTTAGCGCCTATATGGAAATTTTTAATAAAATTTATTGTTCCACCAGCAGTTTTTATCATTCTAATCAATTCATTCAAAGATGTGATTAGTGCCATATTGTCATAAAGTAAAACCATCTCTAGAATAGAGATGGTTTTTTTATGCAATGTAATTATTTGAATTTTTGTGTATTTAGTTTATTCCTATCTTCATAAAATACTTTGAAATCAGGATCAACCTTACCAATTCCTAAATATTTAGCTTTATAGTCTTTTAGTAATTCCATAAATCTAGGGAACAATAATACTAAAGCTATAACATTAGCAAAAATGGGCAAAGCTGATGATGCATCTGAAAATAGCCAAACTATAGTACCTGGAAACTCATAATAAACTGCAATAAATACTAAAGCTAAACTTGGTATTGGGTAAAGCCATTTATACAAATTTAATAATAAATCTTTCTTTTTATTTTCTCCTACAAGATATCTTACAACAACTTCCATTTGAGCATATATACCAGAGGATGTGGTAAGACCAAATAAAAATACTCCTATAGCTATGATAATTTTAGCTGGTGTTCCTATTCCTACTTCAAAGGCAGAAAGAGTAAGAGTAGCTCCATCTAAACCAGAAGACCATTGACCTGTCATAATTATAGTTAAAGCTGTAATAGAACATATTACAAAAGTATCAATAAAAACTTCAAATACTCCCAGTATACCTTGATTTATAGGATGATTTGTCTTTGCAGAGGCATGTATCATAGGGGCAGAACCCCAACCTGCTTCATTACTGAATACAGAACGTGACATCCCAACTTTTATAGCTTGAGAAAAAGCTGCTCCTGCAAATCCTCCTGTTGCAGCTGTACCAGTAAAGGCACTTTTGAATATTAATTCAAAGGCATAAGGCAATTGAACTATATTTTTAAATATAATAAAAAGTCCACTACTTAAATAAAATAAAACCATAAAAGGAACTAGAATGGAAGCAATTTTACCAAGAGATGTAAGCCCACCTGCTATCATGATATATAGTAATACGGTATATATGATCCCTGAGGTGATCATATTAATATTAAAGGTATCTGCAATGGCTTCAGCAACAGTATAGGTTTGTATATTGATAAAGAAAGCTACAAGAAATCCAAAAGCAAAAAGAAAACTCAAGAAATGGTATAGTGATTTCATTTTCTTTTCTGCGCCAATACCTTTTTGCATATAGTAATTTGGACCACCATATGCATAACCATAGGTATTCTTAGAGCGATAATGAACTGCCAAAGTGATTTCTGTCATTTTTATGATTTGTCCAACAAGACCAGCAACCCACATCCAAAATATAGCTCCTGGACCTCCAAATGCAATAGCAGTAGCTACTCCTCCTATATTTCCTACTCCAACTGTTGTTCCTATTGCAATATTCATAGCTTGTAAAGGTGAAACTACACCATCGCTTGTTTTATCAGGATTTTTTTTAAATACCTCCTCCTTTGTTTTTCTAAAGGCATGAGATAGATATCTACATTGAAAAAAATTTGTAGATATTGTAAAATAAAGACCAGCTCCTAATATTATCACAATAAGAGGTACACCCCACATATATTCCCAAACGAGAACTTCTAAAAATTTTAAGAACATCATATGCCTCCTTATTAAAATCTAAGAGATAAACAACTAAGGCCTCCGTCTAATTTTTTGTATTCTGATGTGTCTACTTCAATCACACCATACCCTAAATCTTCTATAGCTTTCTTAGTCTTTGGATATCCTTGTGGGACTAATACATAACCATTCATCCAAATACAATTAGCTCCATAACTTTCATCTTCGGGAATGATTATTTTATTAAAATCTTTAAATCTTGGATCTTCTATGAATTCACCAGCTATTAATAGGTTATTGTTTTCTAAGTAGGCTAAACCTGTTTTTAAATGAAGTACTTCTTTTAGAGGTACTATAGTTCCGCTATAACCATACTTTCTAAGGAATTCTATAAATTGTATAGCCCCTTCTTTATTAGTTCTGTTGGATAATCCTATATAGAAAAAATCTCCAACCATCATAACATCTCCGCCATCAATAGTTCCTGGAGCTTTTACTTCTTCTATATTTTCATAAAAACTTTTTAGAGTTTCATGCATAAATATTTTTTCACCATTTCTTGAATCAGCTCCTGGATTACATATGATTGCACATTTTTTAGTTAATACAGCTGTATCTTCTACAAAACAAGAATCGGGATACTCTTCTAGAGATTCTAGGATAGTTACTTCTACTCCTGTTTTCTTTAAAGCTTCAACATAAAAGTTATGTTGTTTTAATGCTTTTTCATAATTTGGTTTGCCCAAACATTCAGATCCTATTCCATCTACTATAGATTTACCTGGTTTTCTTACAATAACATTTTTAAACATCTTTAATTCCTCCTAAATATTTCATTTTTTATAATTATACTTATTAATGAATAAAAATTCAAGCGTAATATAAAAAAATTATAAATTAATTCTAAAAAATATTATTTTTACATAAGTGAACATACTTAAAATTTTTAAAAGAATAGATGATCGTAGAGATAAAATGATTCGAAAATATAATAAGATAAGATATAATAAATAGAAAAAAGGAGATTAGATATAAAAATGATATATAAAGAATTTGAATTTTCACATATAGTAAAGAAAAGTGATAGAAAAACTTTTGAAATAAGAATAGAACCACCAGATTTAGTTATTTTAAAAGCACCTAAAAAAGCTAAAGAAGAAGATATTATAAAAATTTTAAAAAGAAAAGAGAAGTGGATCCGAAATAAATTACAGCTTTTAAAGAAAATAAATTGTCTACAAAAGCAATACATAAATGGAGAAAATTTTTTATATTTAGGAAAAAACTATTTATTGAAAATAATCATAAATTCTACTGTCAAAAATTCTACAGTAGAAGGAATAGATCAAAATCTGGTGGTAACAATGAAAGAAAATGATCAACAAGCTTTAAAAGATATAGTTATAAATTGGTATGCACAAAAAGCTTTAGAAAAAATAGTCGAGAGAGTAAATGATTTTCAAAAGTATTTTGAAGTAAAACCTAATAAAATTACAATAAAAAATCAAAAAACCCGTTGGGGAAGCTGTAGTTCAAAGAGAAATCTAAATTTTAACTTTAGAATTATCATAGCACCTATTGAAATCATAGATTATTTAGTAGTTCATGAAATGTGCCATCTTATACATATGGATCATTCAAAAAACTTTTGGGGATTGGTAGAAAGTATCATCCCTGATTATAAAAAAAGAAGAGAGTGGTTAAAGGTTCATGGCATAGAACTTATTTTGTAAATGATAAATATATGATTTACAAATATATTATAAAATGCTATTCTATATATAGAATAGGAGGAAGCTTATGACTCAAATTGAAGTTGTACTGTTATCCCTTTTATATGATAAAGATTATTATGGGTATGAAATGGAATTGATTATAGAACAAAGAAATATGAGAGAGTGGACAGATATAGGATTTTCTTCTATTTACAATTCTTTAAATAAACTTCAAAAAAAAGATTTAATAGATTCGAGATATGAAAAAGAATATGGTTCTCCTAAAAGAAAAGTATATTTTATAAAAGAGGAAACAAAGGAAATTCTTAAGAAAAATATTATAAAAAAACTAAGTGAGTATAGTCGTGACCCAAGTGAATTTGATGTAGGCATGGCATTTTCTTATTTGATTTCAAATGAAGAATTTTACAAATCTATTGTAAAACGTAAAGAGAATTTGATAAAAAGGAAGGATTTTATTTTGAAAAAATATCACCAGCATCCTACAGCTCAAACAAGACCACATATAAAGGCTTTATTTGAAAGACCTATTGTATGCATAGATGCTGAAATGAATTGGATTGAAAACTTTATTAAAGAAAATTTTGAAAGAGGAGATGTATAGTATGGAAAAATCTTTAGTTAGTAATGCATTTGAGACTTTTATGAATGAAGCACCAGAACATTTCATTCCTTCCAATAGCACTGAAGGCTTATGATGCTCAGTAAAAACATATAGTAAGTGGTGGAGATAAAAACACAGTTTCGGTTGGTAGTCCGAACCTATCTATCATAAATAGATAGCAGTAACCTTCCCTCCTGGGGTTGTCCATTCTTCATTGATGATGATTGAATCAGGAGGTATTTAAAAATGAAAATTAGTATTGGGTTGACTGTTTTATTTGAAGATCCTTTTTGGATAGGAGTATTTGAAAGAAATTATGATGAAAAATATGAAGTTTCAAGAATCGTATTTGGTTCAGAGCCTAAAGATTATGATGTATATGATTTTATATTAAAAGAATTTTACAATATAAAATTTACGAAACCTATTTTTATGGATAAAAAAATAGATAAAAAAATAAATCCTAAAAGATTGCAGAGGAAAATAAAAAAACAGGTAGAAAACAATGGAATAGAAACAAAGGCTCAACTGGCTATAAAACTTCAATACCAAGAAAATAAAGTAGAAGGAAAAAAGAGATCCAAAGAAAAGAAAGAAGAAGATCAAAGAAGAAGATTTGAGATGAAACAACAAAAGAAAAAAGAAAAACATAAAGGACATTGATATATAAATATAAAAAAGCCTTCTATAGAAAGGTTTTTAAATTGAAATGCTTATAGACTGAACTATTTTAGTCTATAAGCATTTTTTTGAATATCACATTTCATAAGCATTATTAATTTGAAAAATTTAGTAATTCAAGGTAAAATGTATGCAGAACCATTCTATAAAATATCGAAGAAAAAAATAATGCATTGCATAAATTTAGAAGATGGAGGAATGTATGAACTCTATGAGAAATCAAATTTTTCACGAAGAATTATGGAATATGAAACAAGGAGATTTTATTTCTACAGAAGAATATGAGAAAGTTAAAAATGCTTATTCAAATTATTGTCATGTAAGAAACATGCAAATACAAGAGAAGCAAAAACAAAAGAAATCTGATAAAGAACGAATATCGACAGTTCAGCCAAAACCTAAAAAAGTATTATCTTCTCAAGAAATAAGAGAAAAAAACATTAGCTTAGTATTATTTTTAGGTGTGTTTTTTATTTTAATGGCTGGCCTTATTTTGGCTACTACAAATTGGAGTATAATGAATAATATGACGAAAACCATCATTCTTACTATGGTTTCAGTAATATTTTTTGGAATAAGTGTGTTTGCAGAAAAAAAATTAAAAATCAAGAAAACTTCCATTGCATTTTGGGCATTGGGGAGCTTGATGATTCCTATCTCCATATTATCAGCAGGTTTTTTTAAACTATTTGGTTCATGGCTTTCTATTTTTGGAGAAGGTAAATATGTACTTGGAATCATAGGATCGTTTATTTGCTTAGGAGTATATGTATATAGTTCTTTTAAATATAAGAATAGGCTTTATGTTTGGTTTAGTTTTATTACTCTAAGTTTCAATGTGAATTTTATTTTGGCTTCGTTATATCCTCCAAGAGATCTATTTTACTTAGGAATTATTATTTATAATAGTCTACTACTATTAGGATATAGGAAATTAAAAGAAAGAAAAAATATATCTTTATTTATCAATGAGCTTTTTTTATTTATACAATTTAATTTAGGACTTAGTGCATTAGGGATGTTGATTTTATTTGAGAATACAGTTTTTTATGGACTTAATATTATTCTTGCTTCAATCTTATATTTTGGTATTATGCTGATCTATAACAAAAAAGAATATCATTATGTCTTTAGTATATTATTAATTTATGGAATCTATCAATTTGTTGGTCATTTAGAATTGAAAGAATGGGATATAGTTATTTTTGCAACGGTGGGATTTGTATTTTTAGGATTAGATAAGTATTTAATAAAGAATGAAATGCTTAAAAAGAATTTTAAATATACAAGTGCAATCGTACAGATTTTGGTATTTGTATACATACATTTTAAGGGACTAGCAGGAAATATAGAAGAAGGTTCAATAGTAAGATGGATTTCTTATATATTGATTGCTTTTAATTATATGTATTTGTCTTATAAAACTGAAAACAAGATATTTTCATATCTAACGAGTATATTTTTACTCATAGCAGGACGTGAAAAATATTTTATTTTCTGGCCAGAAACCAAGCACTATTATGGACTATTTATGTTTATAGCAACCCTTACTATATTTATTATTTTTTATTATAAAAACAATTGGAAATATACTAGGGTATTAAAAGAAGGGGCTGCTGTTGTAACTTCTATATATTTTCCTTTTTGTATGATGGAAATATTATCCCAAGAACAATATATGATGATTTCTTTATTGTCTTATGTATATGCATGTGTATTATATATACTGCATAAAAATAGTATAAGTTTAATAGGTAAAAAAATAATTCAGTGGATCATGCCTTTTGTAGTATTATTTGGAACAGTTACAATATATGAATCTTTGCGATTGTATAATAAAATATATTATTTTGAGCAGCATTTTGCTTTGAGTTTAGTACTTTTATTTGGACTCAGTATATTTTTTGAAAAGAAAAATAATCCTTTAGAAAAATCATTTTTTATGGTTTCCCAAATATTTATACTAGTTACAAATGCTATTTGTCCAACAAGCACAAATATTTTTTCTTTCATATCTATAGTTGCAATAGGAGCATATATATATAGCATATTTAAATACAAAGAAGAGTTTTTCATTAGAATGTTTTTATATGCATCATTCATTTATTTTGGAAAATTCATTTCAGATATGTCAGTATATTTTCATGTGATGAAAAATTTAGATTACTACATTCCTTTCATAGTAGGAATTTTAGTAGTTGCACTTTGGTTTAAATGTAGTGATCTTTGGAAAAAAAGAATTACAATGTTTTTAATTCCATTTAATATTGTGAGTATTTGTTATATAAACTATTATTTTAAACATCCAATTATAGATTTCTCTTTTATTTTAGGGTACACGATATTGATGCTTACTATTTTACATTATGAGAAACTACAATTATTCAATATCTTACCCCTTAGTTTATTTACCGCATCTTTATATGTTTTTTATGAAGAGGGACTTGATGCTGATCAAAGCAAAATATTTATAATATCTATTGTAGTGTTTATGGTTCTTAAAATAGCAGGAAAATTATTATTTAATAAATTGTATACAGTCAACAAAGATGGAATGAAAGTAAAGATTGTTCACATAGATTGGTATTCAGTATTTTCATTATATATGCTTATTTCAGTATTTTATGATACAGTAGATAATTGGGGTATAGCAGGAAAATTAATAGTACCTGTACTTATGGTATATTTCTTCTATTCACAAATTAAGAGAGTGGAAGAGGAAATGGCTAAAAAAATAATGAAAACAATAACTTTAATAGTGTTAATGATTCCATACTATAGATTATTAAATAATATATCCATACCAAAAGTGATTCAAAGGGAATTGGATATTTTACCATGGATAGGAATACAGGTGATGTCTTCTCGTAAAATATGGACAAAATATGAATCTTTAATGAGAAAAGTAGAGTGGGGCATATTGATTGTAATATCTACAATTTTATTAGCAGATATTGTGGTGTATGGTGATACGAAAGATGCTTTAATATTTGGAGTACTGTCTCTTATTTCTGTAATAGGAGGTATGCAATTTAGGAAAAAATCTTATTTTTTTGTAGGAATAGGAAGTTTGATAATAAATGTTATCATTAAAAATCAAAAATTATGGGCAAATATTCCTTGGTGGGGTTATTTATTAATTACAGGTATAGTGCTCATTACAACAGCAAGTATTCATGAAATGCAAAAAAATAACAAGATATCTAAACTAAAATTAAATATAAAAGAAATAAGAAACAAGTTTAAAGATTGGAAATAAAAATATCATGTAAAGAATTTCTCTTTTTAAAATAATGGAATGATCTGAAGGGGAGAGATAGTTAAATGATATAAAGAAAAGATATTGATTTTGAGATCATTGAGTATTTATTATCTATGCTACTGTATAAATTATAAGAAGTTGTTTCATATTATTAGTATAAAATCATTGATAATAAAGAATGAAAATAATAACACTCGTATCAAAGCTCTTTTCTGGTTAAAATCTTATTTTGATTTTTATCAGAAAAGAGCTTTTTTATTTATACACAAATGAAATCATATTAACTGCATTGTCCACGATCCACTGAATTTTAACACTCTACTTCACTTGTTTGAATAAAAACATACAAAATCTCTCCCTTTTATTCATTTTTAATTTCTTTAAATAATTCATAGGCTTTTTTGAGATTATCTTAAGTTTGCATTTCCTAGTGTAGTAATTTTGTAGTATTTTCTAATCTTACCATCTACAGCTTTCTATTCTTTCTCTAGAAGTCATGTAGGTTCTATAGTGTAAAGGAAAGGGTATGAACTAAGTTTTTCAATCATCCAAGCACCATAGAAAGGTTCCTTTTGGCATGATGAAGGATATGAATTTGAATAAATCCTAGGAAAAGTATGGTAGGTATAGATCATGGTTATATAGATTTCTTTAAATTTGAAAATTAAGTAAAATAGAGGTAAAATAAATCTATATCATAAAAAATGGAAGATTTAATTTATGAATCAGTATGGAACAAACTGAATATTTTAGCAGGGGTTTAAATATTAATACAGTAACATAAGGCGGTGAGAATATGGTTGCTAGTAATTTTAAATTTTTAGAACAAAGATGGCCTATGCTTAGTGACTTAGGAAAGTTAGCTGAAAAGAATATTTATCAAGATTCAAATACAACTTTAATAAAACTAGGTATGTTTGCAGAGTTAATGGTTGATTATATGTTTGCATATGATAACCTAGAAGATCCTTATAGCAATACTCAAGTAAATAAAATAAAAATTTTGAAACAAAATGATTTGTTACCTTATGAGATAGACCAGATACTTTATACATTGAGAGTATCAAGAAATAAAGCAGCACATGAAAATTATAGTAGTGTTGAGGATGCTAAAATCAATACAAGCTTTGCTTTTAAATTAGGAGTTTGGTTTATGCAGACCTATGGAGAGTGGAGCTTTGAGCCAGAAAAGTTTGTTATGCCAATAGAAAGTAATGAGAAGGTGTACATAGATCAGTTAAAGAAGGAAAGTGAAGATTTAACTAAAGATTATGAGAATAAATTAAATCAACTACAAGAGGAGCTTAATCAACTAAGAAGTCAAAATACTGATGAGGATATTAAGGAAAGACAACAAAAATCTGCAAAGGCAGCTTCTTTAATCAAATTAAATGAAGAAGAAACAAGAAAGCTTATAGATGAGCAACTAAGAAGCTGTGGATGGGAAGCAGATACTAAAAATCTTAGATATTCTAATGGAACAAGACCACACAAAAATAAGAATATGGCAATCGCTGAGTGGCCTACTGATGCTGTTGGCTCTAGAAAAAGTGGCAGAGCTGACTATGCATTGTTTGTAGGACTTAAGTTAGTAGGATTAGTAGAAGCCAAAAGAGGGAGCAAAGATATTCCTTCTGATATAGATGATTGTAAGGATTATGCAAAAAAAATTAAAGAAGAACATAATGAATATGTAATCAATAGATGGGGAGATTATAAGGCACCATTTCTATTTGCTACTAATGGGAGAAAATATTTAAAGCAACTAGAGGAAAAGTCAGGAATATGGTTTTTAGATGGTAGAAAGCCTACAAATCATCCAAAGGCTTTACAGTCATGGTATACTCCCAAGGGACTTAAGGATTTATTAGATAAGGATATAGAAAAAGCTACGAAAAGCCTTGAAGAGGAATCTTTTGATTATTTAAAAAATCCAAAGGGGTTAAGTCTCCGTCAGTATCAAATTAATGCTATAAAAGCTACAGAGAAAGCTATTGCTAATGGAAAAGAAAACATATTATTATCCATGGCAACTGGTACAGGAAAGACAAGAACAATTTTAGGATTAGTCTATAGAATGATTAAAACAAAAAGATTTAAGAGAATATTATTTTTAGTAGATAGATCTGCTTTAGGAAATCAAACAGAGGATACCTTTAAAGAAACCATTATTGAAGATTTGCAGACCTTCAATGAAATGTATGATATAAAAGGGCTTGAAGAAAAAATACCAGAGTTTACTACAAAACTACATATTGCAACTGTACAAGGAATGGTAAAGCGAATTATGTATTCAGATGATAGGGTGCCCGCTATTGATGATTATGATTGTATTATAGTGGATGAAGCCCATAGGGGATATTTACTAGACAAAGAAATGGGAGAAGTAGAACTAGAATTTAGAAATCAAGATGATTATGTTAGTAAATATAGAAATGTGCTAGAGTATTTTGATGCTGTGAAAGTAGCTCTTACAGCTACACCAGCTCTACATACTACAGCTATTTTTGGAAAGCCAGTATTTGAATATTCTTATAGAGAAGCAGTAGTGGATGGCTACCTAGTTGACCATGAACCACCTCATCAAATTGTAACGGAATTAAGCAAAGAAGGAATTTCTTATAAAGCAGGAGAGGTAGTGCCTGTATATGATCCTGTTACAAATCAAATCATAAATAGTGCAGAATTACCTGATGATTTAAATATAGAGATAGATCATTTTAATAAAAAGGTTTTAAATGAAAATTTCAATAGAGTTGCTTTAGAAGAAATATTAGACTATATTTCTCCAGAAGGACCTGAAAAGACATTAATTTTTGCAGCAACAGACAATCATGCAGATATAATTGTAAGATTAATTAAAGAGATCTATGAAAAAAAGGGAATAGATATGGACGATGATGCTGTAATGAAGATTACAGGGTCTATTAAAGATCCACTACTTGCCATTAAAAAATATAAAAATGAACAGTATCCATCTATAGCAGTTACCGTAGATTTACTTTCTACTGGGGTAGATGTTCCAAGTATTTGTAATTTGGTATTTTTAAGAAGAGTAAAATCCAGAATATTATATGAGCAAATGCTAGGACGTGCTACAAGATTATGTGATGATATAGAAAAAAACCATTTTAATATATTTGATGCTGTAAGACTTTATGAGGGGTTAGAAAAAGTAACTAATATGAAGCCAGTAGTAGCAAAGAGTAGTGTGAAATTTAGTGCACTTGTGGATGAATTATTACAGCTAGATACACAAGAGAAAAAGAAAAATCATATTGATGAAATTATTGCTAAACTACAAAGAAGGAAAAATAAGATAAAGGATGCAAAGCTAGAGGAGTTTAAGTCGTATACAAATGGAAAAACTCCAGAAGAGTTTATAAAGGATTTAAAGACTAAAGATATAGATGAAATCGTTGAAACAATTGAAAGAAATAAAGAGTTGTTTAGCTCGTTAGATGATTCTAGCTATACTCCTAGAAAAATAATTATATCTAATCATGAAGATAGGCTTATGGAGC containing:
- a CDS encoding sodium-dependent transporter, giving the protein MDIIEKGQGKQRDQWTSKIGFILAAAGSAVGLGNLWKFPYSVGTNGGGAFVMLYFIFLVLIGFPLMLAAITIGRKTQLSAVGAYRSIKKNWAFVGGLGVVCGFFILAFYSTVGGWVIYYLVKALSGGLAIKDPKLLGEIFGGFISSPTASIAYQGIFLLITLLIVIRGISGGIEKASKIMMPALLILLIMIAIRSVTLPGAMKGIEFFLVPDFSKIDMNVIMNALGQVFFSLSIGMGVMVTYGSYLDRNTNLLGPSNSIPLLDTAVAMVAGFATLPAVFALGFEASEGPGLMFVTLPAVFASMPLGNIFCILFFILVLFAALTSSISMLEVCVSYFVDEKGADRIKSSIIISIIIYFVGLPASLSMGPWSDLRILGSLNFFDFYDKLTSNILLTSGGLFLSIFVGWIWGADNAIKEIRRGGVKFSLAPIWKFLIKFIVPPAVFIILINSFKDVISAILS
- a CDS encoding alanine/glycine:cation symporter family protein; the protein is MFLKFLEVLVWEYMWGVPLIVIILGAGLYFTISTNFFQCRYLSHAFRKTKEEVFKKNPDKTSDGVVSPLQAMNIAIGTTVGVGNIGGVATAIAFGGPGAIFWMWVAGLVGQIIKMTEITLAVHYRSKNTYGYAYGGPNYYMQKGIGAEKKMKSLYHFLSFLFAFGFLVAFFINIQTYTVAEAIADTFNINMITSGIIYTVLLYIMIAGGLTSLGKIASILVPFMVLFYLSSGLFIIFKNIVQLPYAFELIFKSAFTGTAATGGFAGAAFSQAIKVGMSRSVFSNEAGWGSAPMIHASAKTNHPINQGILGVFEVFIDTFVICSITALTIIMTGQWSSGLDGATLTLSAFEVGIGTPAKIIIAIGVFLFGLTTSSGIYAQMEVVVRYLVGENKKKDLLLNLYKWLYPIPSLALVFIAVYYEFPGTIVWLFSDASSALPIFANVIALVLLFPRFMELLKDYKAKYLGIGKVDPDFKVFYEDRNKLNTQKFK
- a CDS encoding dimethylarginine dimethylaminohydrolase family protein, with translation MFKNVIVRKPGKSIVDGIGSECLGKPNYEKALKQHNFYVEALKKTGVEVTILESLEEYPDSCFVEDTAVLTKKCAIICNPGADSRNGEKIFMHETLKSFYENIEEVKAPGTIDGGDVMMVGDFFYIGLSNRTNKEGAIQFIEFLRKYGYSGTIVPLKEVLHLKTGLAYLENNNLLIAGEFIEDPRFKDFNKIIIPEDESYGANCIWMNGYVLVPQGYPKTKKAIEDLGYGVIEVDTSEYKKLDGGLSCLSLRF
- a CDS encoding M48 family metallopeptidase, with the protein product MIYKEFEFSHIVKKSDRKTFEIRIEPPDLVILKAPKKAKEEDIIKILKRKEKWIRNKLQLLKKINCLQKQYINGENFLYLGKNYLLKIIINSTVKNSTVEGIDQNLVVTMKENDQQALKDIVINWYAQKALEKIVERVNDFQKYFEVKPNKITIKNQKTRWGSCSSKRNLNFNFRIIIAPIEIIDYLVVHEMCHLIHMDHSKNFWGLVESIIPDYKKRREWLKVHGIELIL
- a CDS encoding PadR family transcriptional regulator; protein product: MTQIEVVLLSLLYDKDYYGYEMELIIEQRNMREWTDIGFSSIYNSLNKLQKKDLIDSRYEKEYGSPKRKVYFIKEETKEILKKNIIKKLSEYSRDPSEFDVGMAFSYLISNEEFYKSIVKRKENLIKRKDFILKKYHQHPTAQTRPHIKALFERPIVCIDAEMNWIENFIKENFERGDV
- a CDS encoding YjdF family protein: MKISIGLTVLFEDPFWIGVFERNYDEKYEVSRIVFGSEPKDYDVYDFILKEFYNIKFTKPIFMDKKIDKKINPKRLQRKIKKQVENNGIETKAQLAIKLQYQENKVEGKKRSKEKKEEDQRRRFEMKQQKKKEKHKGH
- the hsdR gene encoding type I restriction-modification system endonuclease, with the protein product MVASNFKFLEQRWPMLSDLGKLAEKNIYQDSNTTLIKLGMFAELMVDYMFAYDNLEDPYSNTQVNKIKILKQNDLLPYEIDQILYTLRVSRNKAAHENYSSVEDAKINTSFAFKLGVWFMQTYGEWSFEPEKFVMPIESNEKVYIDQLKKESEDLTKDYENKLNQLQEELNQLRSQNTDEDIKERQQKSAKAASLIKLNEEETRKLIDEQLRSCGWEADTKNLRYSNGTRPHKNKNMAIAEWPTDAVGSRKSGRADYALFVGLKLVGLVEAKRGSKDIPSDIDDCKDYAKKIKEEHNEYVINRWGDYKAPFLFATNGRKYLKQLEEKSGIWFLDGRKPTNHPKALQSWYTPKGLKDLLDKDIEKATKSLEEESFDYLKNPKGLSLRQYQINAIKATEKAIANGKENILLSMATGTGKTRTILGLVYRMIKTKRFKRILFLVDRSALGNQTEDTFKETIIEDLQTFNEMYDIKGLEEKIPEFTTKLHIATVQGMVKRIMYSDDRVPAIDDYDCIIVDEAHRGYLLDKEMGEVELEFRNQDDYVSKYRNVLEYFDAVKVALTATPALHTTAIFGKPVFEYSYREAVVDGYLVDHEPPHQIVTELSKEGISYKAGEVVPVYDPVTNQIINSAELPDDLNIEIDHFNKKVLNENFNRVALEEILDYISPEGPEKTLIFAATDNHADIIVRLIKEIYEKKGIDMDDDAVMKITGSIKDPLLAIKKYKNEQYPSIAVTVDLLSTGVDVPSICNLVFLRRVKSRILYEQMLGRATRLCDDIEKNHFNIFDAVRLYEGLEKVTNMKPVVAKSSVKFSALVDELLQLDTQEKKKNHIDEIIAKLQRRKNKIKDAKLEEFKSYTNGKTPEEFIKDLKTKDIDEIVETIERNKELFSSLDDSSYTPRKIIISNHEDRLMEHSIGYGNATRPEDYLEEFKAFINDNINKIPALEIVCQRPQELTRATLKSLILELNKNGFTEMNLNSAYNQMTNADITADIISFIRQQAIGSALMDHEERIKMAMKKVKKLQNWTKVQFQWLNRIEKQLLKEYIIDRESFETGAFKSNGGYDRINKYFGGQLEEIIQSIKQNLYTERGTA